The Catenuloplanes niger genome includes a window with the following:
- a CDS encoding TraR/DksA family transcriptional regulator produces MAKAAETSTPARKTAPAKSARSAAETEKIRAALAGRRDELRHEYDQTLIEIAGLQRERLGDSAGDDQADTGTKTFEREQEITLANNLLERINQVERALERLDEGHYGWCERCGNPIPVERLAAFPSATRCVKCKQLEERR; encoded by the coding sequence ATGGCGAAGGCAGCCGAGACCAGCACACCGGCGCGCAAGACCGCGCCCGCGAAGAGCGCTCGCAGCGCGGCGGAGACCGAGAAGATCCGGGCCGCCCTCGCGGGCCGCCGGGACGAACTGCGCCACGAGTACGATCAGACCCTGATCGAGATCGCCGGCCTGCAGCGCGAGAGGCTGGGGGACTCGGCGGGCGACGACCAGGCGGACACCGGCACCAAGACGTTCGAACGCGAGCAGGAGATCACGCTCGCGAACAACCTCCTGGAGCGGATCAACCAGGTCGAGCGTGCGCTGGAGCGGCTGGACGAAGGACACTACGGGTGGTGCGAGCGGTGCGGGAACCCGATTCCCGTCGAGCGGCTGGCCGCGTTCCCGTCCGCCACCCGGTGTGTGAAGTGCAAGCAACTGGAGGAGCGGCGCTGA